One genomic window of Arachis hypogaea cultivar Tifrunner chromosome 8, arahy.Tifrunner.gnm2.J5K5, whole genome shotgun sequence includes the following:
- the LOC112708249 gene encoding GDSL esterase/lipase At1g74460 — MSSNIVAVGLSNNLAVDVIIIMFIYIEKVLTKHATFVRERKMKNKLVVAAVGVIVVAASLVLEGCECRTVQFIFGDSLSDVGNNKYLSKSLAQASLPWYGIDFGNGLPNGRFSNGRTVADIIGDQMGLPRPPPFLDPSLTEDDILHNGLNYASGGGGILNDTGTYFIQRFSLYKQIELFEGTQELIREKIGKEEADKFFKEARYVVALGSNDFINNYLMPVYRDSWTYNDDTFIQYLIQTLRAQLTALHALGARQLMVFGLGPMGCIPLQRVLSSSASGGCQQRTNTLALSFNKAAAKLMDDLGKQLANSSFRFGDAYDVVSDVISNPNKYGFENSDSPCCSFGRIRPALTCLPASRLCKDRSKYVFWDEYHPTDSANQLIANELINKFGFLRLNQSSSSPSPSPSPAN; from the exons ATGAGTAGTAATATAGTTGCAGTTGGTTTATCCAACAATCTGGCAGTggacgtcatcatcatcatgttcATATATATTGAAAAGGTCCTAACTAAGCATGCAACAtttgtgagagagagaaagatgaaGAATAAGTTGGTGGTGGCAGCGGTGGGTGTGATAGTAGTAGCAGCAAGCCTAGTGTTAGAAGGATGCGAGTGCAGGACAGTGCAATTCATATTTGGGGACTCACTGTCGGATGTTGGAAACAACAAGTACCTGTCCAAGAGCCTCGCTCAGGCTAGCTTGCCGTGGTACGGCATTGATTTCGGAAACGGGCTCCCGAATGGCAGGTTCTCCAATGGGCGCACTGTTGCCGATATCATTGGGGATCAAATGGGCCTTCCAAGGCCTCCTCCTTTCTTGGACCCATCCTTGACTGAAGATGATATTTTGCACAATGGCCTCAATTATGCTTCTGGAGGGGGCGGCATTTTGAATGACACAGGCACCTATTTT ATTCAGAGGTTCTCTCTCTACAAACAAATTGAGCTGTTCGAGGGGACACAAGAACTAATAAGAGAGAAAATCGGGAAAGAGGAGGCAGACAAGTTTTTCAAGGAAGCAAGGTATGTGGTTGCACTGGGCAGCAATGACTTCATAAACAACTACTTGATGCCCGTATACAGGGACTCATGGACTTACAATGATGATACCTTCATACAATACCTGATACAAACACTGAGAGCCCAACTCACGGCTCTGCACGCATTGGGTGCAAGGCAGCTGATGGTCTTTGGGCTGGGCCCAATGGGCTGCATCCCCCTTCAGAGGGTGCTTTCGTCCTCCGCCTCCGGGGGCTGCCAACAGAGAACCAACACCCTGGCCCTTAGCTTCAACAAAGCTGCAGCCAAATTGATGGACGACTTGGGGAAACAACTTGCCAATTCAAGCTTCAGATTTGGAGATGCTTACGATGTTGTCAGCGATGTCATTTCCAACCCAAACAAGTATGGTTTTGAAAACTCAGATTCACCTTGTTGCTCATTTGGGAGGATACGACCCGCTCTCACCTGCTTACCAGCTTCAAGGCTCTGCAAAGACAGAAGCAAGTACGTATTCTGGGATGAGTACCACCCCACAGACAGTGCTAACCAGCTCATAGCCAATGAGCTTATCAACAAGTTCGGCTTCTTGCGTCTTAATCAATCTTcatcttccccttccccttccccttcccctgcTAATTGA